A stretch of the Neptunomonas phycophila genome encodes the following:
- a CDS encoding quaternary amine ABC transporter ATP-binding protein, whose translation MAEPLIHIEGLYKLFGPKPERVMPLVHQGMSKDQILAETGHTLGLKDINLTINKGEIFVIMGLSGSGKSTLIRHFNRLIDPTEGVIRVEDTDVMKLAPKDLENFRRHKMSMVFQRFGLMPHRNVLDNVSYGLAVQGVDKATRHAKATEWLSTVGLGGYEKQYPNQLSGGQQQRVGLARALCTDAEILLMDEAFSALDPLIRSEMQDQLIELQEKLHKTIIFITHDLDEALRIGDRIAILKDGELVQQGRPDEILLNPANDYVEAFVKDVNRARALTVETVMQPAPHRVSADTIEMALKQMRTFSGDYAFYVNDKGYQGVVTESGLQAASDQGQTTMESCTLVMSVEPVTQDAILESVIPETLESQYSVPVVDESGQLTGELTRQNLADVLGQSEKTDQAK comes from the coding sequence ATGGCTGAACCACTGATTCATATTGAAGGTTTATACAAGCTATTTGGACCCAAACCCGAGCGGGTCATGCCGTTGGTTCATCAGGGTATGAGTAAAGATCAAATTCTGGCTGAAACAGGGCATACGTTGGGCCTTAAAGATATTAATCTTACCATTAACAAAGGGGAGATTTTTGTCATCATGGGGCTTTCTGGCTCAGGTAAGTCAACTTTGATCCGCCATTTCAACCGATTGATAGACCCTACAGAAGGGGTGATTCGAGTCGAAGATACGGATGTAATGAAGCTAGCCCCTAAGGATTTGGAAAATTTTCGTCGCCATAAAATGTCGATGGTCTTCCAGCGCTTTGGTTTAATGCCGCACCGTAATGTATTAGATAATGTTAGTTATGGCTTGGCGGTACAGGGTGTCGATAAGGCAACTCGCCATGCGAAAGCGACAGAATGGTTATCCACAGTAGGGCTTGGCGGTTACGAAAAGCAGTACCCTAATCAGCTTTCTGGCGGACAGCAGCAGCGTGTGGGGTTGGCTCGGGCTTTGTGCACAGACGCCGAAATATTGTTGATGGATGAAGCCTTTTCGGCACTTGATCCCCTGATTCGTAGTGAAATGCAGGATCAACTGATTGAGTTACAAGAAAAGTTACATAAGACGATTATCTTCATTACGCATGACTTAGATGAAGCGTTACGTATTGGTGATCGCATAGCCATTCTTAAAGACGGAGAACTGGTGCAACAAGGGCGGCCTGATGAGATTTTGTTGAACCCGGCAAATGATTATGTAGAAGCGTTTGTTAAGGATGTGAATCGCGCCAGAGCGTTAACGGTAGAGACGGTTATGCAGCCTGCTCCTCACCGAGTATCGGCTGACACCATTGAGATGGCATTAAAGCAAATGCGCACTTTCTCTGGTGATTATGCGTTTTATGTTAATGATAAAGGCTATCAAGGCGTAGTTACCGAATCGGGTTTGCAGGCCGCATCGGACCAAGGGCAGACGACTATGGAAAGTTGTACGTTGGTGATGAGCGTTGAACCGGTTACCCAAGATGCTATTTTGGAAAGTGTTATCCCCGAAACCTTAGAATCACAGTATTCGGTTCCAGTCGTTGATGAGTCTGGTCAGTTAACGGGTGAGCTAACACGTCAAAACTTGGCAGATGTATTGGGTCAGAGTGAGAAAACGGATCAAGCTAAGTAA